The genomic stretch TCCACATTTTTAAAATACCTCACCCCGGCCCTCTCCAAAGGAGAGGGAGGAGCCAGGTTCACAGATGAAATATCCTGTCCATTATTATAAGCCTCCAGTAATTTTTTTGTGTATTGCTTGTATTTATCTGTAACGGCATATCCCAATTCATTCTGCAAGGCTTCCCTTATCACATCCAGGTTGCGGTTCTCACAGAACACGGTGGGGATGAAGAGCCAGTAATTAGCCGTGCCCACTTCGCCGTTATTCCGGTGATAACCATTAAAGGTCCGGCCGGCAAATTTTGAAACATCCGGGGCCGTCCACTCATAATTCACTTTCCGGTAAGCAAAAGGTTCTGCTGCATGTTTCAGGTTACTGGTGGAAATGATGCCGCCTTTGGGAATATCCATTTGTGCTTTACCCACCAGTACGCCATACATGATCACAGAATCGCCTTTGGCAAGATCCGTGGTAACAAATTTATGTTTGGCAGGAATGTCGTTCTGCAGGATGAATTCTTCTGCATTAAAATTCAGGTTCTCCCCCTTCGACAGGTTTGTCAAAGCCACCAGTACATTATCCCCGGGGTGAACCTTTATTAATCTCTGCTTCATCGGTTATGCTATATTTTTTTTTGATTGCAGCGTATCCATTACCGCTGCCATACCCAGTTCTTCAATCGCATTTAATTTTTCCTGCACGGCTTCTGCGAACCCGGGCAGGGAAGACAGGTCCTGTCCCCAGAGAGCAGTATCCCGTAAAACGGAAACAGCCATCGATCTGGGTTTGGCGCTTTGCCATTTTTTGAAAAAGTAAAATGCCTTATCGTCCTGTATGGGATAGAAATTACCCCGGAGCCTGCCGTAATAATTTCCACCCTCTTCCTTTACCGCTTTCATAAAGTAAATATAAGCCGCAAATCCCGTTGCCATATTCCAGGGCACCGCATTGAACAATGAATAATAATTCAGCAATACCGGAACAACCCTCATCCGCATCTTGGATGAATACTGCATGGTTATGTTCAGCCACGGGTGGTTGATATACGGGTTACGGAACCGGTCGAGGCAATTGACAGAAAATTCATTTGTCTGCCCGGAAGTGGCCGGATACGGTATGGCCGGAGCAATCTCAGCCTGCATCAATGTGCTGATGAAATGCTGCACCTGCAGGTCATCCATGGCATTTTTGACCGTATCAATACCGGAAAGGAATGCCACGCCGCTGCTTAGCGTGTGTGTACCATTCAGCAGGCGTAATTTCAGTTCCCGGAACAGGTTGATGTCTTTGGCGATCACCACGCCCTTATCCGCCTGGGCAAAGGAAAGAACATCGGCTACTTCCTCGTCGCCTTCAATGGCCCAGAGCCGGTATACTTCACTCATGATAAGCAGTTCATCTGAATAGCCGAGCTTATTCTCAATTGCTTTCTTAAGATCTGCTTCCGGTTTCCCGGGAACGATCCGGTCAACGAGTGAATTACAAAACCGGTTCGCCTTCTCCAGCCAGTCAATAAAACTTCCGTCAAGGCCATTGAGATGTGCAAGTTCTATTACGATCGATTCCAGTTTCTTACCATTGTCAATGATCAGTTCGGTTGGCACGATCAACATGCCCGACTGCCTGCTTCCCTGGAAGGCTTTGTAGCGTTCGTATAAAAAAGCCAGCAACTTGCCGGGATAAGAGACCGGCGGGTGCC from Chitinophagaceae bacterium encodes the following:
- a CDS encoding tagaturonate reductase yields the protein MLLSKYNLKNISATDAPVPDAALFDLPEKVLQFGTGVLLRGLPDYFIDKANKQGIFNGRIVVVKSTDGGDASAFEKQDGLYTVCMRGVENGKKYEEDIINASISRVLSARSEWNKVLECAHNPQLKIIISNTTEVGIQLVQDDIRRHPPVSYPGKLLAFLYERYKAFQGSRQSGMLIVPTELIIDNGKKLESIVIELAHLNGLDGSFIDWLEKANRFCNSLVDRIVPGKPEADLKKAIENKLGYSDELLIMSEVYRLWAIEGDEEVADVLSFAQADKGVVIAKDINLFRELKLRLLNGTHTLSSGVAFLSGIDTVKNAMDDLQVQHFISTLMQAEIAPAIPYPATSGQTNEFSVNCLDRFRNPYINHPWLNITMQYSSKMRMRVVPVLLNYYSLFNAVPWNMATGFAAYIYFMKAVKEEGGNYYGRLRGNFYPIQDDKAFYFFKKWQSAKPRSMAVSVLRDTALWGQDLSSLPGFAEAVQEKLNAIEELGMAAVMDTLQSKKNIA